In the genome of Ancylomarina subtilis, one region contains:
- a CDS encoding aspartate aminotransferase family protein: MDNPHILSRKQKRSSEEIYNQACQFIPGGVSRNTLFHEPYPHYISHASGCYVTDIEGVQRLDFANNMAALIHGHAHPKIVDAVIEQIRKGTAYTLATEAEVLHAQLLCDRAPGFEKIRFVNSGTEAVMAVIKASRAYTGRAKIAKAEGAYHGTYDYAEVSQNANPTNWGDINHPNSVPLANGTPQGALNDVIVYPYNDIERTIAILDEHADEIACVLVDPVPHRVGLMPGKPEFIEAIYKWTRKNGALLAFDEVVTFRVSYAGAQQNYTVKPDLTALGKIIGGGFPVGAFAGRSDIMKVLDPRESKLLFPHSGTFSANPVSMTAGRVAMELFDEKAVLKLNALTQKAIVQIREAIQIADVPVSITGAGSMFRLHLKSKAPTTYREAYQNQEAKVLVNEMLDYLFYEEKIMMINTLACMFSTAMTQKEIDILSQAFLNMFKRFKPQLDSLQ; the protein is encoded by the coding sequence ATGGATAATCCTCATATTCTTTCTCGTAAGCAAAAACGAAGCAGTGAAGAAATATACAATCAGGCTTGTCAGTTTATACCGGGAGGTGTTAGTCGAAATACGCTTTTTCATGAACCTTATCCTCATTATATTAGTCATGCAAGTGGCTGTTATGTAACCGATATTGAAGGTGTTCAGAGACTGGATTTTGCAAACAATATGGCTGCATTAATACATGGTCATGCACATCCCAAGATTGTGGATGCTGTTATCGAACAAATTAGGAAAGGAACGGCATACACACTGGCAACTGAGGCTGAAGTGCTTCATGCTCAATTGTTATGCGACAGGGCGCCGGGCTTTGAGAAAATCCGATTCGTCAATTCGGGAACCGAAGCGGTGATGGCCGTGATAAAAGCTTCACGTGCTTATACAGGACGAGCGAAAATAGCCAAGGCCGAGGGCGCCTATCATGGCACCTATGATTATGCAGAAGTGAGTCAAAATGCCAATCCAACAAACTGGGGGGATATAAATCATCCGAATAGTGTTCCTCTCGCCAATGGTACGCCTCAGGGGGCATTAAATGATGTTATTGTTTATCCCTACAATGATATTGAAAGAACCATAGCCATACTTGATGAACACGCTGATGAAATTGCCTGTGTTTTGGTTGATCCGGTACCTCATCGTGTGGGACTCATGCCAGGAAAGCCTGAATTTATTGAAGCCATTTATAAATGGACACGCAAAAATGGAGCCCTTCTTGCTTTTGACGAAGTGGTGACATTCCGTGTGAGTTATGCTGGCGCACAACAAAACTATACCGTAAAACCTGACCTGACGGCTTTAGGTAAAATAATTGGTGGCGGTTTTCCTGTGGGGGCTTTTGCAGGTCGTTCCGATATTATGAAAGTTCTCGATCCAAGAGAAAGCAAACTTCTTTTTCCTCATTCGGGAACTTTTTCAGCAAACCCCGTAAGTATGACAGCTGGTCGGGTTGCTATGGAACTTTTCGATGAAAAGGCTGTGTTGAAATTAAATGCATTAACACAAAAAGCCATTGTTCAAATAAGGGAAGCCATTCAAATTGCGGATGTTCCGGTTTCTATAACCGGAGCGGGATCGATGTTTCGTTTGCATTTAAAATCAAAGGCTCCTACAACTTATCGAGAGGCTTATCAAAATCAGGAAGCTAAAGTACTGGTCAATGAGATGTTGGATTATCTTTTTTATGAGGAAAAAATAATGATGATCAATACGCTTGCCTGCATGTTTTCAACGGCGATGACCCAAAAAGAGATTGATATTTTATCCCAGGCCTTTTTAAATATGTTTAAACGCTTTAAACCACAATTGGACTCTCTTCAATAA
- a CDS encoding 3-oxoacid CoA-transferase subunit B yields the protein MIKKGWNRNEMAQKVALDIPDGVYVNLGIGMPELVADYVPEGREVIYHTENGLLGMGPAPEVGKEDPELINAGKKSITSIKGACFFHHADSFTMIRGRHIDICVLGALQVSQRGDLANWSTGEPGAVPSVGGAMDLVAGVKTILVITQHTTKTGKSKIVESCTYPLTGKAVVDCIYTNLAIIDVKPDGLYVREMAPGICFDDLQKITDAKLNRYEQ from the coding sequence ATGATTAAAAAGGGATGGAATCGGAATGAGATGGCACAAAAGGTGGCCTTGGATATTCCGGATGGCGTTTATGTGAATTTGGGAATTGGTATGCCCGAATTGGTTGCAGACTATGTTCCTGAAGGTAGAGAGGTGATTTATCATACCGAAAATGGTTTGCTTGGAATGGGACCTGCACCCGAAGTTGGGAAAGAAGATCCGGAATTGATTAATGCAGGGAAAAAGAGCATTACAAGTATAAAAGGGGCCTGCTTCTTTCATCATGCCGATAGTTTTACCATGATTAGAGGCCGTCATATTGATATCTGTGTGCTGGGTGCTTTGCAAGTGTCTCAAAGGGGTGATCTTGCCAATTGGTCCACAGGGGAACCAGGTGCAGTCCCTTCGGTTGGTGGGGCGATGGATTTGGTTGCTGGTGTTAAAACCATATTGGTTATCACGCAGCACACAACAAAAACGGGCAAATCAAAAATTGTTGAAAGCTGTACTTATCCATTAACAGGAAAGGCCGTTGTGGATTGCATTTACACCAATCTGGCGATTATTGATGTCAAGCCAGATGGTCTTTATGTTAGAGAAATGGCACCTGGCATTTGTTTCGACGACTTGCAAAAAATAACGGATGCCAAACTCAATCGGTACGAACAATAG
- a CDS encoding 3-oxoacid CoA-transferase subunit A — MINKIVKSAADAVADIFDGAIIMIGGFGNAGTPIELIHALIDQGAKELTIVSNNTGSGQVGLAALIAHKRVRKMICSFPRTANSTVFPDLYTKGEIELELVPQGTLAERIRAGGAGIPAFYTPTSVNTPLAEGKESRIFNDLTCVMEYGIKADFSLVKCEAADRYGNLIYNKTARNFGPVMCTAADVTIVQTRKIVELGEIDPECVVTPGIFVKRLVEITKPADEAKLVAEDRRYPWS; from the coding sequence ATGATAAATAAAATTGTAAAATCAGCAGCCGATGCTGTCGCAGATATTTTTGATGGAGCCATCATCATGATTGGTGGATTTGGTAATGCCGGCACACCGATTGAACTCATTCATGCTCTTATTGATCAGGGGGCTAAAGAGCTAACGATAGTCAGTAATAATACCGGAAGCGGGCAGGTTGGTCTTGCGGCACTGATTGCACACAAACGCGTCAGGAAGATGATTTGTTCTTTCCCCAGAACAGCGAACTCTACGGTTTTCCCCGATTTGTATACCAAAGGAGAGATTGAATTGGAACTGGTCCCTCAAGGGACACTAGCCGAAAGAATACGAGCAGGAGGAGCAGGTATTCCGGCTTTTTATACACCCACTTCGGTTAACACACCTTTGGCAGAAGGAAAAGAAAGCCGAATATTTAATGACTTGACTTGTGTGATGGAATATGGAATAAAGGCTGATTTTTCTTTGGTGAAATGCGAAGCTGCTGACCGCTATGGCAATTTAATCTACAATAAAACGGCGCGGAATTTTGGCCCCGTCATGTGTACCGCAGCAGATGTGACGATTGTACAAACAAGAAAAATTGTTGAGCTGGGCGAGATTGATCCGGAATGTGTGGTAACACCAGGGATTTTTGTCAAACGGCTTGTTGAAATCACAAAACCGGCTGATGAAGCCAAACTTGTTGCTGAAGATAGGAGGTACCCATGGAGCTAA
- a CDS encoding alpha/beta hydrolase family protein gives MKQLLIFITLVLSFSISSLASTKREPAKWEGALLVQGFELKLIFKLDQDTCLLDVPMQGLKDYVSSECMIEGDSLRISFSGMLHAQFIGEYQGDTLIEGNWLQSGQSFPLKLRKKIELKRPQNPRGPLTYKQEAVSYFNFDKSIQLAGTLTIPKKAGKHPVAILITGSGQQDRDESIMGHKPFLVIADYLTRQGIAVLRVDDRGVGASTGRETLKNATSYDFAMDVVAGIKYLQSRSDVDLQNIGLIGHSEGGLIASIIGSKRNDLAFIVSLAGVGVSGDRIISSQIKKSLIRSLPTVTVDSIISFEKRALNIIMHQEDDKRAELSIKQALIGPWIANQDAEVKDYFDMKTVDGFETIDTKPALARYKMMMIPWFRYFIAYKPSEYLPKVKAPFLVLNGEKDTQVLADLNLSGFKRIFNASGKTNYKIKSYPNLNHFFQHCHTGYLDEVEAIEETISEEVLNDMSVWIKEQISSLGTN, from the coding sequence ATGAAACAGCTGCTTATTTTTATAACATTAGTCCTTAGCTTTTCAATTTCGAGTCTGGCATCAACAAAAAGGGAACCTGCAAAATGGGAGGGCGCTTTGCTCGTTCAAGGTTTTGAGCTGAAATTAATTTTTAAACTCGATCAGGATACCTGTCTGCTTGATGTGCCCATGCAAGGGCTGAAGGATTACGTATCCTCTGAATGCATGATTGAGGGTGATAGCCTTCGGATTTCGTTTTCGGGTATGCTTCATGCGCAGTTTATTGGCGAATATCAGGGCGATACTTTGATTGAAGGCAATTGGTTGCAGTCGGGTCAAAGCTTTCCTTTGAAACTGAGAAAGAAAATCGAACTTAAAAGACCTCAGAATCCCCGAGGACCTCTAACTTATAAACAAGAGGCGGTATCTTATTTCAATTTTGATAAAAGTATACAATTGGCAGGGACGCTGACGATTCCTAAAAAAGCAGGTAAACATCCTGTGGCTATTTTGATTACAGGTAGCGGACAGCAGGATAGAGATGAGTCCATAATGGGACATAAACCCTTTTTAGTGATTGCTGATTATCTCACCCGACAAGGAATTGCTGTATTGCGAGTAGATGACAGAGGTGTGGGCGCCAGCACAGGTCGGGAGACATTGAAAAATGCCACATCTTATGATTTTGCTATGGATGTTGTTGCGGGAATTAAGTATTTGCAAAGCAGATCCGATGTGGATTTGCAGAATATTGGTTTGATCGGTCACAGCGAAGGCGGTCTGATTGCGTCTATTATTGGATCGAAACGGAACGATTTGGCTTTTATCGTTTCCCTGGCTGGAGTGGGTGTATCCGGCGATCGAATTATCAGTTCACAAATAAAGAAATCCTTAATACGCAGTCTGCCTACTGTAACGGTTGACAGTATTATCTCTTTCGAGAAGAGAGCCCTGAATATTATCATGCACCAGGAGGATGACAAGCGGGCTGAGCTTAGTATTAAGCAAGCTTTGATTGGTCCCTGGATTGCAAATCAGGATGCTGAAGTAAAGGACTATTTTGACATGAAGACGGTAGATGGTTTTGAAACCATTGATACGAAACCTGCATTAGCGCGTTATAAGATGATGATGATCCCCTGGTTTCGTTATTTCATTGCTTATAAACCATCAGAATATCTGCCTAAGGTGAAAGCTCCCTTCTTGGTTCTTAATGGAGAAAAGGATACGCAGGTTTTAGCTGATTTAAACTTAAGTGGTTTTAAACGCATCTTTAATGCGAGTGGAAAAACCAATTACAAAATCAAATCTTACCCAAATCTGAATCATTTCTTTCAGCATTGCCATACCGGATATCTCGACGAAGTTGAGGCAATCGAAGAAACCATTTCTGAAGAGGTTTTGAATGATATGTCGGTTTGGATAAAAGAGCAGATAAGTTCTTTGGGTACGAATTAA